The Streptomyces sp. NBC_00236 DNA window GCCGCCGGACCGCGCCCCCCATGGAGAGGAGTGCGGCCCGGGGCACCGCTGGTGACGTACCGGATCACGCGGGGGTGGGCAGCGACCTGTCCTGCTGGATCAGCAGGGGCGTGAGCAGGCTCAGGGAATCGACGGGCGTCGTCCAGTTGGGCTTGCTCGGGCCCCAGCCGTGGTCGACGTCGTAGGTGACCTCCCGCTGGGCCGCTCCCGTCAGGTCGATCAGGAGGCCGGGTCCGAAGGCCTGCTCGACGACGGTCGATGTCTCGATGACGGCCGTGGCGAACATCAGGAGGACCTTCTCCACCGGGGTGAAGAAGTCCAGGTTCCTGCCGTGCAGCGGGAACGCGGCCAGCGGTGTGGCCTTCGCCGCCTGTCCCGCGGCCACGTGGTTCAGCTGCGCGAGGCCGGAGGTGAAGGGCCGGACGGTGTCGTTGTCGACCGTGATGTAGCGCGAGGAGTCGGGACTGCCTCCCACCGAGCCGGTGCCGGACACGTTGTCGACGGTCAGGGTCTGCCCGAGGGCGATGTCGTAGCTGTTGATGCCGGTGATCGCTCCCTGGGGGACGATCTCTCTGCGTGACGTGTAGGCCTGGTACTCCTCGTGCCAGGTGATGTCCGTCGTCGTGGCGTAATCGTTGGTGACGAACCAGACCAGCGGCTTGCCGCCGCCGGTGGAGGAGTTGACGGCCTTGAAGCCGTAGAGGTAGAACCCCTCATCGACCAGCCGGTTGGTGGTGTCGTCACTCATGGTGATCGTGATGGCGTACGAGGTGTCGACGGGCACGGGCTTTCCTCTTTCCTGTGGGCCCCGGAATCGCTGCCGGGACAGGGGTGTGGCGGGTGCCGGCCCAGGGGTCGCCCCGGGGCCGGGTGTGTGCGGGTGGGTGAGGGTGCGGGTGGTGCCGCGGGGCGACGGTCGGTCCGTGACGACGCCGTCCTGCTCGTCGTCCGGGATACCGCGTCCACCGGGCGTGCCGGCGCATGGAATCGCAGCCGCCGCACCGGGCCCCGCTCTCTGATCCGGCCTGATCCGAAGAGAGGCTCCGGCCGGAAGAGGAAGGTCCTCTTCCTTCAATGTGCGCTCGGCAGGGCAGTACCAAACGGATACGGCGGGGGTGGTGGACGGCGCCCGAGTCACGTACAGGCACCCGGTCCTCTTGCATTTCCTGGCAGCGATTTCCCGTGCGCCGGAGCCGCTGTTGCCGAGTCGGCGCGCAAGGGCCCGCCGAGGGTGCCATATCGGAGCGCACTGGCCCCTGCGGGTGACGTGTCGGAGCGCGCGGGCCCGCGCCGGTTACCGCGTCATCGCACGTCAGGCCGGTCCGGGTACCGCTCCGCAGCGCGCGGGGCCGTTCGGCGCGCGTCAACCCGACGCCGCGCCCCGCCCACCACCGTCAGCCACGCCCGCCGGAGGGCGCGGCGGGATCCGTCGGCCGGCCGGCTCCCGCGACTCCGCCCGGGTCCCCGTCCGCACCGCCGACCCGCCCGAACAGCGGGGCGAGGATCAGCTGGGCCGCCCCTTCCGCGACGGGCCGCTCCCCGCCGCCCGCGGCGACGACCGGTACGGGCGCCCCGTCGGCCCCGCCCTGCCGGGCCCGCTCGTCGAGCACCGCGCGTACCCCTCGTACGTACGCGTCGGGGTCGGCCGCGACGAGGCGTCCGCCCAGCACCACCCGGTCGATGTCGAGCAGCCCGACCAGGTTGGCGGCGCCGGTCCCGAGCACCCGAGCGGCCTCGGCGACGTCACCCCGGCCGACGGCGGCCAGGCAGAGCGCCTCGATGCAGCCGCGCCCGCCGCAGCTGCACGGGGCGCCGTCCAGCTGGACGGTCTGGTGGCCGAACTCCCCCGCTCCGGTACGGGCCCCGCGGTGCAGCGCCCCGCCGAGCACCAGTCCGGAGCCGAGGCCGGTGCCCAGGTGGAGGTAGGCGAAGTCGGCGGGGTCCGGCGTCTGGAGGGCGAGCCCGAGGGCGGCGGCGTTGGTGTCCTTGTCGATGACGACGGGCAGCCCGGTCCGCGCGGCGAGCTCGTCCCGGAGCGGGTAGCCGTCCCATTGCGGGAACCCGGTGACGCGGTGCAGGACCCCGCCCCGGTGGTCGAGCGGCCCCGGCACGGCGACGCCCACCCCGAGCACCGCCTGCGTCCCGTCGCCCCGCACGGCGGCGACCGCCCCGGCCGCCGCCCCGAGCACCTCGTCCGCCGGGGCGCCGAGGTCCAGCGGGGCCGTACGGCTCGCGGTCACCGTGCCCGCGAGGTCCACGAGCACCACGGTCAGCTCGTCGCGGTCCAGGTGCAGCCCCACCGCATGGGCGGCGTCCGGGACGAGCCGCAGCACCGTGCGCGGCTTGCCGCCCGTCGAGGCGCGGTGCCCGGCCTCGACGGCCAGGTCCTCGGCGCGCAGCCGGGCGGTGATCTTGCTGACGGCCTGCGGGGTGAGCCCGGTCCGCCCGGCGAGTTCGAGCCGGCTGATGCCGCGCTCGCCCGCCGCCCGCAGCAGGTCGAGCACGAGCGCCGCGTTGTGGCTGCGCAGTGTCGGCAGGTTCGCGCCGCTGTTACTCCTGTTCACGGACCCATTGTCTCCCGCGCTTGCACTTTGGCAACAGCGTTGCCAAAGTGGAAGGCATGACTGCCCACGTGACTCACGAGACCTCCGGATCGTCCGGGACCCCCCTGCGCGTCGGACTCGTCGGCTACGGCCTGGCGGGTTCCGTCTTCCACGCCCCGCTGATCGCCGCCACCGAGGGCCTCGTCCTGGACACGGTCGTCACGTCGAACGAGGAGCGCCGGAAGCAGGCCCGCGCCGAGTTCCCCGAGGTGCGGTTCGCCGCCTCGCCGGACGAGCTGTGGGCGCGGGCGGACGAGCTCGACCTGATCGTGATCGCGTCGCCGAACAAGACCCACGTCCCGCTCGCGACGGCCGCGCTGAAGGCCGGTCTGCCGGTGGTCGTGGACAAGCCGGTCGCCGGTACGGCCGCCGAGGCCCGGGAGCTGGCGGCCCTGGCCGAGGAGCGCGGTCTGCTGCTGTCGGTCTTCCAGAACCGCCGCTGGGACAACGACTTCCTCACCCTGCGCTCGCTCGTCACGAACGGTGAGCTGGGCGAGGTGCAGCGCTTCGAGTCGCGCTTCGAGCGATGGCGCCCGCAGCCGAAGGGCGGCTGGCGCGAGTCGGGCGATCCGCAGGAGATCGGCGGGCTGCTGTACGACCTGGGCAGCCATGTCGTCGACCAGGCGCTGGTCCTGTTCGGCCCGGCGGCCCAGGTGTACGCGGAGTCGGACGTGCGCCGCCCGGGAGCGGCCGCCGACGACGACACGTTCCTGGCGATCACCCACACCAGCGGGGTCCGCTCGCACCTGTACGTCAGCGCGACGACGGCCCAGCTCGGCCCGCGTTTCCGGGTGCTCGGGTCGACCGCCGGGTACGTCAAGTACGGCCTCGACCCCCAGGAGGCGGCCCTGCGCGAGGGCACGCGTCCGTCGGCCCAGGTGCCGTGGGGTGTGGAGGACGAGGCGCTGTGGGGACGGCTCGGTTCGGGCGAGTCCCCGCTCACGGGCGGCGGCACCCCGGTGCGTACGCTGCCGGGCGACTACCCCGCGTACTACGCGGCGGTCGCCGACGCGCTGCGCGGCAAGGGCGAGAATCCGGTGACCGCCCTCCAGGCCGCCGCCGCGCTGGATGTCCTGGAGGCCGCCCGCCGCTCGGCCCGCGACGGGGTCACGGTCGCCCTGCCCCCGGCCTCCGCCTCCGTGTCCGCCACCGCTCACGCCACCGAGGAGCAGTCCGCATGAACCCCACCGCTCCGACCATCTCCGAGCTGATCGCCCAGGAGCGCCGGCTGACGCTGCCGCATTTCGGCTACGACGACGCGTACGCGCTGGGCGGTCTGCTCGTCGCCCTGGCCCGGGAACGGCACGCCCCGGTCGCGATCGACATCCGGCGCGGGGCCCAGCAGCTGTTCCATGCCGCGCTGCCCGGTTCGAGCGCGGACAACGACGCGTGGATCGACCGCAAGCGCAAGGTCGTCGAACGGTACGGCGAGAGCTCGTACCTGGTCGGGACACGGTTCCGGGCCAAGGGGACGACCTTCGACGAGGCCTCGCGCCTGGACCCGGACACGTACGCCGCACACGGCGGCTCGTTCCCGATCGCGGTCGAGGGCGCGGGCGTCATCGGCTCGGTCACGGTGTCGGGCCTGCCCCAGGCGGAGGACCACGCGCTGGTGGTCGAGGCACTGGAGCAGTTCGCGACGAAGATCAGCGACTGACCGGTCCCGGAACGCCCGGAGGGGTGGGGCTGCCACCGGGCAGCCCCACCCCTCCGATCTTTACGCACCCATCAAGCTGAGCCCGCGCATGAAGCCGAGCCCGGCACAATCAAGCCCGTCCGGCGCTTGAGGACACGATTTCAGCCCGTCCGGCGCTTGAGGACATCAATTCAGCCCGTCCGGCGCTTGAGGACAAGAGCGACCCCCCGGACGCAACCCGCCCCGTAGAGGCCAGGGCCCCCTACGCCCCCTTGAACACCTGCCGCTGCCGCCCCAGCCCCGCGATCTCGAGCTCCACGACATCCCCCGCCCGGAGATACGGCTTCGGATCGGGCTGCCCCATCGCGACGCCCGCCGGCGTGCCGGTGTTGATCACGTCGCCCGGGTAGAGCGTCATGAAGTGGCTGAGGTAGCGCACGACCTCGCCGACCGGGAAGATCTGGTCGGCCGTCGTGCCGTCCTGCTTCAGCTCACCGTTGACCCAGAGCTTCAGCGGCAGCGCCTGCGGGTCGGCCACCTCGTCCGCCGTCACCAGCCAGGGGCCCAGCGGGTTGAACGTCTCGCAGTTCTTGCCCTTGTCCCACGTGCCGCCGCGCTCGATCTGGAACGCGCGCTCGGAGACGTCGTGCGCCACCGCGTATCCGGCGACGTGCGCGAGCCCCTCCTCCGCGGAGTCCAGGTACCGGGCGGTGCGCCCGATGACGACGGCGAGCTCGACCTCCCAGTCGGTCTTCTCGCTGCCGCGCGGCACGAGCACGGTGTCCTCGGGCCCGACGACCGTGTCCGGCGCCTTGAAGAAGAGGATCGGCTCGCCCGGTATCTGGGCGCCGGTCTCCGTGGCGTGGTCGTGGTAGTTCAGCCCGATGCACACGATCTTGCCGATGCGCCCGAGCGGCGGCCCCACCCGCAGCCCCTCGGCGTCGAGCGCGGGCAGTTCCCCGGGCGAGGCCGCGGCGGCCCGTACCCGGGCGAGCGCGTCCTCGTCCGCGAGCAGCGCGTCGTCGATGTCGGTGACGATCCCCGACAGGTCACGCAGGGTGCCGTCCTCATCCAGCAGCGCCGGACGTTCCGCACCCGCCGTACCCACACGAAGCAACTTCAACGGTCTGTCTCCCTCGGTCGAGATCGGGCCCGTCGGATGGGTTGCGGCCATCGCAGGCTTGTCCGATCCTCCAAGACATCCGATCACTCCGCAAGACCCTGTTCACACACTGGACCGGCGCACTCGCGTCCTCGATTACGCCGCAGTGGCCATGGCGGCACCGGCGGCCGGCATGTCGCGGTACAGACAGGCCCGCTCGATCGCGGTCCAGGTGGTGCTGGTGACCACGTACAGCGCGGCGGCCAGCGGCACGAAGGCCACGGTGAAGAGCGTGAAGAAGGACATCAGCGGCATCACCTTCGTCATCGCGCCCATGCCCGGGACCGGCTGCCCGTCGGGGCCCGTGGCCGGGGCGACGGGGTTGGCGGCCATCTGGCGCTTGGTCCGCCCGTAGTTGAACGTGGCGACGGCGGCGACGATCACGAACAGCCCCATGTACACGAGGCCCTGCGCCCCGAACATCCCGCCGTCCGCGAGCGCGTCGTGCCAGCGCTCGCCGAGCGGGGCGCCGAAGAGCTGGTGGCCGAGGAGTTCGTTGGCCTCGTCGCCGATCTTCGTACTGGAGAAGAGGTGGTAGAGCAGGAAGAAGGCCGGCATCTGCAGGAGGCTCGGCAGGCAGCCGGAGAGCGGCGAGACCTTCTCCTCCTTGTGCAGCTCCATGAGCGCCTTCTGCATCCGCTCGGGGTTCTTCTTGTGCTTCTTGCGCAGCTCGGCGATCTGCGGCTGGAGCCGCCGCTGCGCCTTCTGCCCACGCGCCGCGGCCCGGGAGAGGGGGTGCACGGCGAGTCGTACGAGTGCGGTGAACAGGACGATCGCGGCGGCGGTGGACGCGTTCTGGAAGAGCGGGTGGAGCGCGTCGGCGAGGGCGCCGACCAGGCTGGCGAATGCGGACATGAAGGCGGACATGGATGAGCCCTCCGGGGGTCTCGTCGTGCCGGGAAGTGGATCGGGAAGGGATCGGCTTCGGCATGACGAACCGCGCGGGGCGCCCCGTACGTGCACGCACGGGGCGCGTACGTACCTGGGGGCGGAAAAGAAGGAGGAGCGAGAACCCTACGCGGCCGTCAGGAGGACGTGGCCGGGGGCTCGGGGGCGGCGGCGCCCCTTGGCGTCGGGGTCCCGTTGCGGGAGGAACGCGGTGCGTTTCTCCCGGTCGCGCATGGCGGTGCGGACCCGGGTGCGGGGCACCGGGGCGGCGCAGCGTGCGCTGATGACCGAGCAGGCGACGAGTGCGGTGCCGGCGGCCGCGGTGGCGGCGAGCGCCACGGCGGCGGAGAGGCTGCCGCCCTCGGCGAGCAGGACCTCGGTGAGCAGGAAAAGCAGGATTCCGGCGGGCCGCAGGACCCGGGCGAGGGCGCCGCCCATGCGGTTCACGGGGCGTGGACTCTCCATGTTCCCGCCCCCTTCTCGCTCCCCTGCGGTGCGGGTCCGCACGGCACTTCAGGCTTTAACCGTTATACACGATCGACTTCCAGGGGCATCAGAAGCCGACGGGGCGTGAGCAGTGCGCGGCTGACCGGATTGCCGGTGTCCGTGTCGAGCCCGTCGCCGGGCCTCATCTCGATGTCCTCGGGCGGTACGGGTACGGAGCAGACCGGGCATGCGCCGTACACGCTCAGTTCCGTACCGCAGTCGGCGTGAACGAAGACACGCATCGGGAGTGTGCCGGGGAGGTGCTCGCGCGCCCATATGCCGAGGGTGGCGAGAACGGGCCAGAGCGCCTTGCCGCTGTCGGTCAGGACGTACTCCTCGCGCGGCGGCGACTCCTGGTAGCGGTGCTTCTCCATGACCCCGGCATCGATGAGGGACTGGAGCCGGGTGGCGAGGACGGCACGCGGGATGCCGAGGTGGACGAGGAAGTCG harbors:
- a CDS encoding ROK family transcriptional regulator, giving the protein MNRSNSGANLPTLRSHNAALVLDLLRAAGERGISRLELAGRTGLTPQAVSKITARLRAEDLAVEAGHRASTGGKPRTVLRLVPDAAHAVGLHLDRDELTVVLVDLAGTVTASRTAPLDLGAPADEVLGAAAGAVAAVRGDGTQAVLGVGVAVPGPLDHRGGVLHRVTGFPQWDGYPLRDELAARTGLPVVIDKDTNAAALGLALQTPDPADFAYLHLGTGLGSGLVLGGALHRGARTGAGEFGHQTVQLDGAPCSCGGRGCIEALCLAAVGRGDVAEAARVLGTGAANLVGLLDIDRVVLGGRLVAADPDAYVRGVRAVLDERARQGGADGAPVPVVAAGGGERPVAEGAAQLILAPLFGRVGGADGDPGGVAGAGRPTDPAAPSGGRG
- a CDS encoding Gfo/Idh/MocA family oxidoreductase, which codes for MTAHVTHETSGSSGTPLRVGLVGYGLAGSVFHAPLIAATEGLVLDTVVTSNEERRKQARAEFPEVRFAASPDELWARADELDLIVIASPNKTHVPLATAALKAGLPVVVDKPVAGTAAEARELAALAEERGLLLSVFQNRRWDNDFLTLRSLVTNGELGEVQRFESRFERWRPQPKGGWRESGDPQEIGGLLYDLGSHVVDQALVLFGPAAQVYAESDVRRPGAAADDDTFLAITHTSGVRSHLYVSATTAQLGPRFRVLGSTAGYVKYGLDPQEAALREGTRPSAQVPWGVEDEALWGRLGSGESPLTGGGTPVRTLPGDYPAYYAAVADALRGKGENPVTALQAAAALDVLEAARRSARDGVTVALPPASASVSATAHATEEQSA
- a CDS encoding heme-degrading domain-containing protein; translation: MNPTAPTISELIAQERRLTLPHFGYDDAYALGGLLVALARERHAPVAIDIRRGAQQLFHAALPGSSADNDAWIDRKRKVVERYGESSYLVGTRFRAKGTTFDEASRLDPDTYAAHGGSFPIAVEGAGVIGSVTVSGLPQAEDHALVVEALEQFATKISD
- a CDS encoding fumarylacetoacetate hydrolase family protein; this encodes MKLLRVGTAGAERPALLDEDGTLRDLSGIVTDIDDALLADEDALARVRAAAASPGELPALDAEGLRVGPPLGRIGKIVCIGLNYHDHATETGAQIPGEPILFFKAPDTVVGPEDTVLVPRGSEKTDWEVELAVVIGRTARYLDSAEEGLAHVAGYAVAHDVSERAFQIERGGTWDKGKNCETFNPLGPWLVTADEVADPQALPLKLWVNGELKQDGTTADQIFPVGEVVRYLSHFMTLYPGDVINTGTPAGVAMGQPDPKPYLRAGDVVELEIAGLGRQRQVFKGA
- a CDS encoding YidC/Oxa1 family membrane protein insertase, which encodes MSAFMSAFASLVGALADALHPLFQNASTAAAIVLFTALVRLAVHPLSRAAARGQKAQRRLQPQIAELRKKHKKNPERMQKALMELHKEEKVSPLSGCLPSLLQMPAFFLLYHLFSSTKIGDEANELLGHQLFGAPLGERWHDALADGGMFGAQGLVYMGLFVIVAAVATFNYGRTKRQMAANPVAPATGPDGQPVPGMGAMTKVMPLMSFFTLFTVAFVPLAAALYVVTSTTWTAIERACLYRDMPAAGAAMATAA
- a CDS encoding DUF6412 domain-containing protein, which gives rise to MESPRPVNRMGGALARVLRPAGILLFLLTEVLLAEGGSLSAAVALAATAAAGTALVACSVISARCAAPVPRTRVRTAMRDREKRTAFLPQRDPDAKGRRRPRAPGHVLLTAA
- a CDS encoding winged helix-turn-helix transcriptional regulator; amino-acid sequence: MALGKDYANQQCSMARALEVVGERWTLLVVRDAFYGVRRYNDFLVHLGIPRAVLATRLQSLIDAGVMEKHRYQESPPREEYVLTDSGKALWPVLATLGIWAREHLPGTLPMRVFVHADCGTELSVYGACPVCSVPVPPEDIEMRPGDGLDTDTGNPVSRALLTPRRLLMPLEVDRV